In Elaeis guineensis isolate ETL-2024a chromosome 1, EG11, whole genome shotgun sequence, a genomic segment contains:
- the LOC105039351 gene encoding gamma-glutamylcyclotransferase 2-1, with the protein MVLWVFGYGSLIWNPGFDFDEKIVGFIKDYRRVFDLACIDHRGTPENPARTCTLEAKKGAVCWGTAYCVRGGIEKERAAMQYLERRECEYDQKTSVDFYKEEDLLRPAVSGVLVFTSTPDRKANKYYLGPAPLRETARQIATACGPCGNNRDYLFLLEKAMFNIGHQDDYVIDLANEVRKIIGSLKVTGVVSFAQKEESPSLMGIRHWIMKWPRPLRDLCRWMNERIWSALRSMQDTIQRSMLQKKINHSFTQKIQPERIDEVPISWKPHEALLHPLSLPATTIVVDS; encoded by the exons ATGGTGCTGTGGGTATTTGGGTATGGATCATTGATATGGAATCCTGGATTTGACTTTGATGAGAAAATAGTTGGCTTCATCAAGGACTACAGGCGTGTGTTCGATCTTG CGTGCATAGATCACAGAGGTACACCAGAAAATCCAGCTAGAACTTGCACATTGGAGGCCAAAAAAGGAGCAGTTTGT TGGGGCACTGCATATTGTGTTAGAGGAGGCATAGAAAAGGAAAGGGCAGCAATGCAG TATTTGGAGAGAAGAGAATGTGAATATGACCAGAAAACTTCAGTGGACTTTTACAAG GAAGAAGATCTTCTTAGGCCAGCTGTATCGGGAGTTTTAGT ATTCACATCCACCCCAGATAGAAAAGCCAACAAGTACTATTTGGGTCCAGCTCCCTTGCGGGAAACAGCAAG ACAAATTGCTACTGCCTGTGGTCCTTGCGGGAACAATAGAGACTATCTGTTTCTTTTGGAGAAGGCAATGTTTAATATAG GTCATCAAGATGATTACGTGATTGATCTTGCAAATGAGGTGAGAAAGATAATTGGCAGTTTGAAAGTGACAGGGGTTGTATCTTTTGCTCAAAAGGAGGAGTCACCTTCTTTGATGGGAATCCGCCATTGGATCATGAAATGGCCGCGGCCGCTTAGAGATCTGTGTAGGTGGATGAATGAGAGAATTTGgagtgctttaagatctatgcaggacaccatccaaagatcgatgttacaaaagaagatcaatcactctttcacacaaaagatacaacctgaaaggaTAGATGAGGTTCCTATCTCTTGGAAGCCCCATGAAGCTCTTCTGCATCCTTTATCCCTTCCAGCAACTACCATTGTGGTAGATTCTTGA